In Camelus ferus isolate YT-003-E chromosome 10, BCGSAC_Cfer_1.0, whole genome shotgun sequence, the following proteins share a genomic window:
- the TMEM126A gene encoding transmembrane protein 126A, giving the protein MENHEPDDTIKEKLIDIITRKISQLPEADRNVLENGSTYIGLNAALCGLIANSLFRRILHVTQARIAAGLPMAVIPFLTAHTSYKGFVSLPLNTGDLQCETCTIIRGGLVGLIFGGLYPAFLAIPVNGGLAARYNSALLPEKGNILNYWVRISKPVFRKMLFPILLQTGFAAYLGSRQYKVLTKALQLPEPGLEIQ; this is encoded by the exons ATGGAAAATCATGAACCAGATGATACTATCAAGGAAAAGTTAATTGATATCATAACCAGAAAAATTAGCCAACTTCCAGAAGCAGACAG GAATGTGCTTGAAAATGGATCAACATATATTGGACTTAATGCTGCTCTCTGTGGCCTAATAGCAAATAGTCTTTTCCGACGCATCTTACATGTGACACAGGCTCGTATAGCTGCTGGATTACCAATGGCAGTGATCCCATTTTTGACAGCACACACATCTTACAAAGGTTTTGTAAGTTTACCTTTGAATACAG GTGATCTGCAATGTGAAACTTGTACCATCATACGAGGTGGATTGGTTGGTCTTATTTTTGGTGGTCTGTACCCTGCTTTCTTGGCTATACCTGTGAATGGTGGCCTAGCAGCCAG GTATAACTCAGCCCTGCTACCAGAGAAAGGAAACATCTTAAATTACTGGGTTAGAATTTCTAAGCCTGTCTTTAGAAAGATGTTATTTCCCATTTTGCTCCAGACTGGGTTTGCAGCATACCTTGGGTCTAGACAATATAAAGTACTTACAAAGGCTCTTCAGTTACCTGAACCTGGCCTAGAAATTCAGTGA